A single Agromyces sp. CF514 DNA region contains:
- a CDS encoding proteasome assembly chaperone family protein, which produces MNQAAGFEGGRLLVVAFEGWNDAGEAATGAAKLLSERLGLVEIAAVDPELYFDYQFTRPSIVQGDDGSRRIEWPGAALSGPATAASSEADAAASVVEIGDDERVTGPGADTLHVLLGAEPARSWKSFAAELVDQALAADIEGVILLGAMLADAPHTRPLSVFASSENRELRDRLGLDRSTYEGPVGILSVLADQAERAGMPTISLWASVPHYVHNAPSPKAVLALLGKLEELTGLSIPRGTLEEEAKTWESGVDALAAEDEDMAGYIEQLERARDAVDAPEASGEAIAQEFERYLRRRGDGPDGRDGRGEPPRGEGPRDEPWRPRDA; this is translated from the coding sequence GTGAATCAGGCGGCCGGATTCGAGGGCGGCAGACTGCTGGTCGTCGCGTTCGAGGGGTGGAACGATGCGGGCGAGGCGGCGACGGGAGCGGCGAAGCTGCTCTCCGAGCGGCTGGGGCTCGTCGAGATCGCCGCCGTCGACCCCGAGCTCTACTTCGACTACCAGTTCACTCGGCCCAGCATCGTGCAGGGCGACGACGGCTCGCGCCGCATCGAGTGGCCGGGCGCCGCGCTGAGCGGGCCGGCGACAGCGGCCTCGTCAGAGGCGGATGCCGCGGCATCCGTCGTCGAGATCGGCGACGACGAACGCGTCACCGGGCCGGGGGCCGACACGCTGCACGTGCTGCTCGGCGCCGAGCCCGCCCGCAGCTGGAAGAGCTTCGCCGCCGAGCTCGTCGACCAGGCGCTCGCCGCCGACATCGAGGGCGTGATCCTGCTCGGCGCGATGCTCGCCGATGCCCCGCACACGCGCCCCCTGTCGGTGTTCGCGTCGAGCGAGAACCGCGAGCTGCGCGACCGCCTCGGCCTCGACCGCTCGACGTACGAGGGGCCCGTCGGCATCCTCAGCGTGCTCGCCGATCAGGCCGAGCGCGCCGGCATGCCCACGATCTCGCTCTGGGCGTCGGTGCCGCACTACGTGCACAACGCGCCCTCCCCCAAGGCGGTGCTCGCCCTCCTCGGCAAGCTCGAGGAGCTCACGGGACTCAGCATCCCGCGCGGCACGCTCGAGGAGGAGGCGAAGACGTGGGAGTCCGGTGTCGACGCGCTCGCGGCCGAAGACGAGGACATGGCCGGCTACATCGAGCAGCTCGAGCGCGCACGCGATGCGGTCGACGCACCCGAGGCGAGCGGCGAGGCGATCGCGCAGGAGTTCGAGCGATACCTGCGTCGGCGCGGCGATGGGCCCGACGGTCGCGACGGCCGGGGCGAGCCGCCGCGCGGCGAGGGCCCGCGCGACGAGCCCTGGCGCCCGCGCGACGCCTGA
- a CDS encoding tRNA (adenine-N1)-methyltransferase yields the protein MSESRGERSGPFQVGDRVQLTGPKGRMHTVTLEPGKVFHSHKGIIAHDEIIGLPDGSVVANQVGIEYLALRPLLSDFVMSMPRGAAIVYPKDAAQILAQADIFPGATVVEAGVGSGALSLWLLRAIGPEGRLHSFERRDDFAAVARGNVATFHGADPENWTITLGDLAEALPEVAPEASVDRVVLDMLAPWECLGAVSTALKPGGVLLCYIATVTQLSRVAEAIRATGEYTEPQSSETMVRGWHVQGLAVRPDHRMIAHTGFLLTARRLAPDTVLPELKRRPSKTEFSDEDVELWTPGALGERQVSDKVLRKRARLADAAAARSREGAATDDAPTEPPAEAE from the coding sequence ATGAGCGAGTCCCGCGGCGAACGCAGCGGCCCCTTCCAGGTCGGCGACCGGGTACAGCTGACCGGCCCGAAGGGTCGCATGCACACCGTGACCCTCGAACCGGGCAAGGTGTTCCACTCCCACAAGGGCATCATCGCCCACGACGAGATCATCGGCCTGCCCGACGGATCGGTCGTCGCGAACCAGGTCGGCATCGAGTACCTCGCGCTCCGCCCGCTGCTCAGCGACTTCGTCATGTCGATGCCGCGCGGCGCGGCGATCGTCTACCCGAAGGACGCCGCGCAGATCCTCGCCCAGGCCGACATCTTCCCGGGCGCGACCGTCGTCGAGGCGGGCGTCGGCTCCGGCGCCCTCTCGCTCTGGCTGCTCCGGGCGATCGGCCCCGAGGGCCGGCTGCACTCGTTCGAGCGCCGCGACGACTTCGCCGCCGTCGCCCGCGGCAACGTGGCGACGTTCCACGGCGCCGACCCCGAGAACTGGACCATCACGCTGGGCGACCTCGCCGAGGCGCTGCCCGAGGTCGCGCCCGAGGCATCCGTCGACCGCGTCGTGCTCGACATGCTCGCACCCTGGGAGTGCCTCGGCGCCGTGTCGACCGCGCTGAAGCCGGGCGGCGTGCTGCTCTGCTACATCGCCACCGTCACGCAGCTCTCGCGCGTCGCCGAGGCGATCCGCGCCACGGGGGAGTACACCGAGCCGCAGTCGTCCGAGACGATGGTGCGCGGCTGGCACGTGCAGGGCCTCGCCGTGCGCCCCGACCACCGCATGATCGCGCACACCGGGTTCCTGCTCACCGCACGCCGGCTCGCGCCGGACACCGTGCTGCCGGAGCTCAAGCGCCGTCCGTCGAAGACCGAGTTCAGCGACGAGGACGTCGAGCTCTGGACCCCCGGCGCGCTCGGCGAACGCCAGGTGAGCGACAAGGTGCTGCGCAAGCGCGCGAGGCTCGCGGATGCCGCAGCCGCGCGTTCGCGCGAGGGTGCGGCCACCGACGACGCACCGACCGAACCCCCGGCCGAAGCCGAGTAG
- a CDS encoding HAD family phosphatase encodes MTTRLPAAVLWDMDGTIVDTEPYWMAAEEELVGSFGGTWTHDDAVQLVGSGLWESARIFQEHGVDLDADAIVAWLTERVREQLNEFGLPWRPGARELLEALRDASVPTALVTMSVRSMADDVIRAIPFHAFDAIVTGDSVTNAKPHPEPYLAAAAELGVDIAECVAFEDSPTGVASAAAAGAITVGVPNILSLDETPATVLWPSLHGRTVADVAALAHSRKASA; translated from the coding sequence GTGACCACTCGCCTTCCCGCCGCAGTCCTCTGGGACATGGACGGCACGATCGTCGACACCGAGCCCTACTGGATGGCAGCCGAAGAGGAGCTCGTCGGATCCTTCGGCGGCACCTGGACCCACGACGACGCCGTCCAGCTGGTCGGCAGCGGGCTCTGGGAGTCGGCGCGCATCTTCCAGGAGCACGGCGTCGACCTCGACGCCGACGCGATCGTCGCGTGGCTCACCGAGCGCGTACGCGAGCAGCTGAACGAGTTCGGGCTGCCGTGGCGGCCCGGTGCCCGCGAACTGCTCGAGGCGCTGCGCGACGCGTCGGTTCCCACGGCGCTGGTGACCATGTCGGTGCGTTCCATGGCCGACGACGTCATCAGGGCGATCCCGTTCCACGCGTTCGATGCGATCGTGACGGGCGACTCGGTGACCAACGCGAAGCCCCATCCCGAGCCGTACCTCGCCGCAGCGGCGGAGCTCGGCGTCGACATCGCCGAGTGCGTCGCGTTCGAGGACTCGCCCACCGGCGTCGCCTCGGCGGCGGCCGCCGGCGCGATCACGGTGGGCGTGCCCAACATCCTCTCGCTCGACGAGACGCCGGCGACGGTGCTCTGGCCGAGCCTCCACGGGCGAACGGTGGCCGACGTCGCCGCGCTCGCCCACTCACGAAAGGCGAGCGCATGA
- a CDS encoding undecaprenyl-diphosphate phosphatase: MIEALILGFVQGLTEFLPISSSAHLRILGEFLPGAQDPGAAFTAITQLGTETAVIVFFWRDIVRIVSHWFGSFTGRVPRNDPDARMGWLIIVGSLPIIVLGLVFQDAIETTLRSLWITATMLVVFGLILGLADWAGAKRRKLDDLTVGHGIVFGFAQALALIPGVSRSGGTITAGLFLGYERAAAARYAFLLAIPAVFGSGLYQLAKSLGEPSVYSLVETGAATVVAFLVGLAVIAFFMSYISKRSFLPFVIYRVLLGGTLFVLLGMGVIQP, translated from the coding sequence GTGATCGAAGCGCTCATCCTCGGTTTCGTCCAAGGACTCACCGAGTTCCTCCCCATCTCCTCGAGCGCCCACCTGCGCATCCTCGGCGAGTTCCTGCCGGGGGCTCAAGACCCCGGGGCGGCGTTCACCGCGATCACGCAGCTCGGCACCGAGACCGCGGTCATCGTGTTCTTCTGGCGCGACATCGTGCGCATCGTCTCGCACTGGTTCGGCTCGTTCACGGGCCGAGTGCCCCGCAACGACCCCGACGCCCGCATGGGCTGGCTCATCATCGTCGGCTCGCTGCCGATCATCGTGCTCGGCCTGGTCTTCCAGGACGCGATCGAGACGACGCTCCGCTCGCTGTGGATCACGGCCACGATGCTCGTGGTCTTCGGCCTCATCCTCGGGCTCGCGGACTGGGCCGGCGCCAAGCGGCGCAAGCTCGACGACCTCACGGTCGGGCACGGCATCGTCTTCGGCTTCGCGCAGGCGCTCGCGCTCATCCCGGGCGTCTCCCGCTCGGGCGGCACGATCACCGCCGGCCTCTTCCTGGGCTACGAACGCGCCGCCGCCGCCCGGTACGCGTTCCTGCTCGCGATCCCCGCGGTCTTCGGCAGCGGCCTCTACCAGCTCGCGAAGAGCCTCGGCGAGCCGTCGGTCTACTCCCTCGTCGAGACGGGGGCCGCGACCGTCGTCGCCTTCCTCGTCGGGCTCGCCGTCATCGCGTTCTTCATGAGCTACATCTCGAAGCGCAGCTTCCTGCCGTTCGTGATCTACCGGGTGCTGCTCGGCGGAACCCTGTTCGTGCTCCTCGGCATGGGCGTCATCCAGCCCTGA
- a CDS encoding error-prone DNA polymerase, giving the protein MGWNNPGIPWSELERKLSDRRRPGAPSLIADGGDGPAFSRKRHPYRPSADLEAPTGPVVPYAELHAHSTYSFLDGASAPEQLVEEAHRLGLTGLAVTDHDGFYGVVRFAEAAESFPELETVFGAELSLGLTEPQMGAADPEGEHLLVLARQQEGYHRLASAITEGQLAGGEKGRPVYSLEALAEHSGGEWIIPTGCRKGMVRRALASGGTDAAWRELDRLIALFGRDHVVVELFDHGHPLDQRANDQLAALAERARLPLLATNAVHYATPGEHRLASALAAVRARRSLDELDGWLPASDGLHLRSGAEMAERFARYPGAVARSATLAAELGFTLRSARPRLPKQKVPDGHTPMSWLRELTWRGAAELYPGVPEHVRERLARELDVIEQKDFPGYFLIVHDLVHEARRRGILCQGRGSAANSAVCYVLRITAVDSIFYDLPFERFLSALRDEEPDIDVDFDSDRREEIIQYVYEKYGRMNAAQVANVISYRPKAAVRDMAKALGFSTGQQDAWSRQVERWGAVVDSDDHDIPAPVVELASQLLSFPRHLGIHSGGMVLTDRPVGEVCPIEHARKERRTVLQWDKDDCAWMGLVKFDLLGLGMLAALQYTFDLVREHTGETWELATIPKEEAAVYDMLCRADSIGVFQVESRAQMGTLPRLQPRCFYDLVVEIALIRPGPVQGGAVHPYIRRRTGEEAVSYLHPKLEPVLERTLGVPLFQEQLMQMAVAVGNCSAADADLLRRAMGSKRGVEKIDRLRAKLYQGMAENGIEPEVADSIYAKIEAFANFGFAESHALSFGLLVYASSWLKLHHPAAFLAALLRAQPMGFYSPATLTADARRHGVEVRRPDILRSGVHAGLEPLAPAGVHGAPAASGPTSDDGRREPTGMHSCVDAVQPPVEKFVREAPDRSAEHRRDGAFAVRLGLADVSSIGLAVAERIVAEREARGPYRDMADVSRRAALSAEQLEALAAAGAFAGFRLGRRQALWMAGEAAQDREEFLAGSVVVVQPPLLPILSPAEQVVYDLWATGISPDDHPMRHIREGLDARGVLRSDLLRTTENGRRIEIAGVVTHRQRPATASGITFMNLEDESGTVNVIASVGVWQRYRRVAREAPAMIIRGILERSEQGVVNLVADRFERLTVSAPLRSRDFR; this is encoded by the coding sequence ATGGGCTGGAACAATCCGGGCATCCCGTGGTCGGAGCTCGAACGCAAGCTCTCCGACCGACGGCGGCCGGGGGCGCCCTCGCTCATCGCCGACGGCGGCGACGGTCCGGCGTTCAGCCGCAAGCGGCATCCGTACCGCCCGTCAGCCGACCTCGAAGCGCCGACCGGGCCGGTCGTGCCGTACGCCGAGCTGCACGCGCACTCGACGTACAGCTTCCTCGACGGCGCCTCGGCGCCAGAGCAGCTCGTCGAAGAGGCGCACCGGCTCGGGCTCACGGGGCTCGCCGTCACCGATCACGACGGCTTCTACGGCGTCGTGCGCTTCGCCGAGGCAGCCGAGAGCTTTCCCGAGCTCGAGACCGTGTTCGGCGCCGAGCTCTCGCTCGGCCTCACCGAGCCGCAGATGGGCGCCGCCGACCCCGAGGGCGAGCACCTGCTCGTGCTCGCGAGGCAGCAGGAGGGCTACCACCGCCTCGCGAGCGCGATCACCGAGGGGCAGCTCGCGGGCGGCGAGAAGGGTCGACCCGTGTACTCGCTCGAGGCGCTCGCCGAGCATTCCGGCGGTGAATGGATCATCCCCACCGGATGCCGCAAGGGCATGGTCCGTCGTGCGCTCGCGAGCGGAGGAACGGATGCCGCGTGGCGCGAGCTCGATCGGCTGATCGCCCTCTTCGGGCGCGACCACGTGGTCGTCGAGCTGTTCGACCACGGGCATCCGCTCGACCAGCGGGCGAACGACCAGCTCGCCGCGCTCGCCGAACGTGCGCGCCTGCCGCTGCTCGCGACGAACGCCGTGCACTACGCCACGCCGGGCGAGCACCGGCTCGCGTCGGCGCTCGCCGCGGTGCGCGCCCGGCGCAGCCTCGACGAGCTCGACGGGTGGCTGCCGGCATCCGACGGCCTGCACCTGCGCTCGGGGGCCGAGATGGCCGAGCGGTTCGCGCGCTACCCGGGCGCCGTCGCGCGTTCGGCGACGCTCGCGGCCGAGCTCGGGTTCACGTTGCGCAGTGCCAGGCCGCGGCTGCCGAAGCAGAAGGTGCCAGACGGGCATACGCCCATGAGCTGGCTGCGCGAGCTCACCTGGCGAGGCGCCGCCGAGCTCTACCCCGGCGTGCCCGAGCACGTGCGCGAACGCCTCGCGCGCGAGCTCGACGTGATCGAGCAGAAGGACTTCCCGGGCTACTTCCTCATCGTGCACGACCTGGTGCACGAGGCCCGACGGCGGGGCATCCTCTGCCAGGGGCGCGGGTCGGCGGCGAACTCGGCGGTCTGCTACGTGCTGCGCATCACCGCGGTCGACTCGATCTTCTACGACCTGCCGTTCGAGCGGTTCCTCTCGGCGCTGCGCGACGAGGAGCCCGACATCGACGTCGACTTCGACTCCGACCGGCGGGAGGAGATCATCCAGTACGTCTACGAGAAGTACGGGCGCATGAACGCCGCGCAGGTCGCGAACGTCATCAGCTACCGGCCGAAGGCCGCGGTGCGCGACATGGCCAAGGCGCTCGGCTTCTCGACGGGCCAGCAGGATGCCTGGAGCCGGCAGGTCGAACGGTGGGGCGCCGTGGTCGACAGCGACGACCACGACATCCCGGCACCAGTGGTCGAGCTCGCCTCGCAGCTGCTGAGCTTTCCACGTCACCTCGGCATCCACTCGGGCGGCATGGTGCTCACCGACCGGCCGGTGGGCGAGGTGTGCCCCATCGAACACGCCCGCAAGGAACGACGCACGGTGCTCCAGTGGGACAAGGACGACTGCGCGTGGATGGGCCTCGTGAAGTTCGACCTGCTGGGGCTCGGCATGCTCGCCGCCCTGCAGTACACGTTCGACCTCGTGCGCGAGCACACCGGCGAGACCTGGGAGCTCGCGACCATCCCCAAAGAGGAGGCCGCGGTCTACGACATGCTCTGCCGCGCCGACTCGATCGGCGTCTTCCAGGTCGAGTCCCGTGCGCAGATGGGCACGCTCCCCCGGCTTCAGCCGCGCTGCTTCTACGACCTCGTCGTCGAGATCGCGCTCATCCGCCCCGGCCCCGTGCAGGGCGGCGCCGTGCACCCCTACATCCGGCGTCGCACCGGCGAAGAGGCGGTGAGTTACCTGCATCCGAAGCTCGAACCCGTGCTCGAGCGCACGCTCGGCGTGCCGCTCTTCCAGGAGCAGCTCATGCAGATGGCCGTCGCCGTGGGCAACTGCAGCGCGGCCGACGCCGATCTGCTGCGCCGCGCCATGGGCTCCAAGCGCGGGGTCGAGAAGATCGACCGGCTCCGCGCGAAGCTCTACCAGGGCATGGCCGAGAACGGCATCGAACCCGAGGTCGCCGACTCCATCTACGCGAAGATCGAGGCGTTCGCGAACTTCGGCTTCGCCGAGAGCCACGCGCTGAGCTTCGGCCTGCTCGTCTACGCGAGCTCGTGGCTGAAGTTGCACCACCCGGCGGCGTTCCTCGCGGCGCTGCTGCGTGCGCAGCCCATGGGCTTCTACTCGCCCGCGACGCTCACCGCCGACGCCCGTCGCCACGGCGTCGAGGTGCGCCGGCCCGACATCCTGCGGTCCGGGGTGCATGCGGGACTCGAGCCGCTCGCGCCCGCCGGCGTGCACGGGGCGCCCGCGGCATCCGGACCCACGAGCGACGACGGACGCCGCGAGCCGACCGGCATGCACTCGTGCGTCGACGCCGTGCAGCCGCCCGTCGAGAAGTTCGTGCGCGAGGCGCCCGACCGCTCGGCCGAGCACCGCCGCGACGGCGCCTTCGCGGTGCGACTCGGGCTCGCCGACGTCTCGTCGATCGGTCTCGCCGTGGCCGAGCGCATCGTCGCCGAGCGCGAGGCCAGGGGCCCGTACCGGGACATGGCGGATGTCTCGCGGCGGGCGGCGCTCTCGGCCGAGCAGCTCGAGGCGCTCGCCGCGGCGGGGGCGTTCGCGGGCTTCCGCCTCGGGCGCCGGCAGGCGCTCTGGATGGCGGGCGAGGCCGCGCAGGACCGCGAGGAGTTCCTCGCAGGCTCGGTGGTCGTGGTGCAGCCGCCCCTGCTGCCGATCCTCTCCCCCGCCGAGCAGGTCGTGTACGACCTGTGGGCCACCGGCATCTCGCCCGACGACCACCCGATGCGACACATCCGCGAAGGACTCGACGCGCGCGGCGTGCTGCGCAGCGACCTGCTCCGCACCACCGAGAACGGGCGACGCATCGAGATCGCCGGCGTCGTCACCCACCGTCAGCGTCCGGCGACCGCGAGCGGCATCACGTTCATGAACCTCGAAGACGAGTCGGGCACGGTCAACGTGATCGCGAGCGTCGGCGTCTGGCAGCGTTACCGCAGGGTCGCGAGGGAGGCGCCCGCGATGATCATCCGCGGCATCCTCGAACGCTCGGAGCAGGGCGTGGTGAACCTCGTCGCCGACCGGTTCGAACGGCTCACCGTGTCGGCGCCGTTGCGGTCGCGCGACTTCCGTTAG
- a CDS encoding FKBP-type peptidyl-prolyl cis-trans isomerase, with protein sequence MRSSFALIATAGLVAVALTGCAASAPVPEATPGDSSAAVVVTGKFGEEPKVSFPTPLAPEETQCTEIIVGTGPVLEEGQLAMVGLAAFNGATGDELQVSGFGKDDAVPLNVNASATMPGIAKGLTCAREGSRVVVVVPEKDGFGPNGNQSLGIEPGDSIVFVVDVQRAFPSRADGTPQLTRDRFPAVVLAPDGRPGITVPKIDPPKSLQQETLLQGDGEVVEDGDTVVVQYTGVLWELGDDGKATVFDSSWENGTPATFVVGTGGQVIPGFSTAVVGQKVGSQIGVIIPPSEGYGDQAQGAIPANSTLFFVIDILGVV encoded by the coding sequence GTGCGCTCGTCATTCGCGCTCATCGCCACCGCCGGCCTCGTCGCCGTCGCCCTCACCGGATGCGCCGCTTCGGCCCCGGTGCCCGAGGCGACCCCGGGCGACTCGTCCGCCGCGGTCGTGGTGACCGGAAAGTTCGGCGAGGAGCCCAAGGTCTCCTTCCCGACGCCGTTGGCTCCCGAAGAGACCCAGTGCACCGAGATCATCGTGGGCACGGGTCCGGTGCTCGAAGAGGGGCAGCTGGCCATGGTCGGGCTCGCGGCGTTCAACGGCGCGACGGGCGACGAACTGCAGGTCTCCGGCTTCGGCAAGGACGACGCCGTGCCGCTGAACGTGAACGCCTCCGCGACCATGCCCGGCATCGCCAAGGGTCTCACCTGCGCGCGCGAGGGCTCGCGGGTCGTCGTCGTGGTGCCCGAGAAGGACGGCTTCGGCCCGAACGGCAACCAGTCGCTCGGCATCGAGCCCGGCGACAGCATCGTGTTCGTGGTCGACGTGCAGCGCGCATTCCCGTCGCGCGCCGACGGCACGCCGCAGTTGACGCGCGACAGGTTCCCCGCCGTGGTGCTCGCACCCGACGGCCGCCCCGGCATCACCGTGCCCAAGATCGACCCGCCGAAGTCGCTCCAGCAGGAGACCCTGCTCCAGGGCGACGGCGAGGTCGTCGAAGACGGTGACACCGTCGTGGTCCAGTACACGGGCGTGCTGTGGGAGCTCGGCGACGACGGCAAGGCCACCGTGTTCGACTCCAGCTGGGAGAACGGCACGCCTGCGACCTTCGTCGTCGGCACGGGCGGCCAGGTGATCCCCGGCTTCTCCACCGCGGTGGTCGGCCAGAAGGTCGGCTCGCAGATCGGCGTCATCATCCCGCCGTCCGAGGGCTACGGCGACCAGGCGCAGGGTGCGATCCCCGCGAACTCGACGCTGTTCTTCGTCATCGACATCCTGGGCGTGGTCTGA
- a CDS encoding DNA polymerase Y family protein, translating to MIPEPGRTIVLWCPDWPIRAARREAGLDEGMPIALIAQGLVFACSAEARRHGVARGLKLREAQLRSPGLLVLDYDAELDVRVFEPVVRRVEQTVPGVQVVRPGTLAMRARGPARYYGSERAAASALLATLDELGLVGARVGIADGPFAAEQAARVGVSGADAGAGDGVHVVDPGASAAFIAPLPVGLVTDQRTTILLNRLGVRTLGEFAALPEADVRRRFGAAGAFAHDRAAGREQARVLARTPPPEFEVEQHFEPPLDRIDQLAFAFRVNAEAFIQRMRDVRLVCTGLRIELDDERGGHSSRSWLHPRWFTPADVVDRVRWQLQGSGTADAGLASPIVRLRVIPERIDSTGNHEDGLWGGGPDERVHHGLTRVQSMLGHDAVVTASVGGGRMLADRQVLVPWGDRAPERAAGRSGDAPWPGSLPALAPASVFRERRPVALLDARGVEVSIDARGAISAVPERFAVGDGGSGAARRTDGFGAVPVRAWAGPWPVVERWWDPSAAKRVHRFQIVDDDGCAWLLVRDGDGWWAEARYD from the coding sequence ATGATCCCCGAACCCGGCCGCACGATCGTGCTGTGGTGCCCCGACTGGCCGATCCGCGCCGCGCGCCGCGAGGCGGGGCTCGACGAGGGCATGCCGATCGCGCTCATCGCGCAGGGGCTCGTGTTCGCATGCTCGGCCGAGGCGCGCAGGCACGGCGTCGCGCGCGGGCTGAAGCTCAGGGAGGCGCAGCTGCGCTCCCCCGGCCTGCTCGTGCTCGACTACGACGCCGAGCTCGACGTGCGCGTCTTCGAGCCGGTCGTGCGCCGGGTCGAGCAGACCGTGCCCGGCGTGCAGGTCGTCCGGCCCGGCACGCTCGCCATGCGGGCCCGCGGCCCGGCGCGGTACTACGGGAGCGAGCGGGCGGCGGCGTCCGCCCTGCTCGCGACGCTCGACGAGCTGGGGCTCGTCGGCGCGCGCGTCGGCATCGCCGACGGGCCGTTCGCGGCCGAGCAGGCGGCCCGTGTCGGAGTCTCCGGGGCTGATGCCGGGGCCGGCGACGGCGTGCACGTGGTCGACCCCGGGGCATCCGCCGCCTTCATCGCGCCGTTGCCCGTGGGGCTCGTGACCGACCAGCGCACGACGATCCTGCTGAACCGGCTCGGGGTGCGCACGCTCGGCGAGTTCGCCGCGCTGCCAGAGGCCGACGTGCGGCGCAGGTTCGGCGCGGCCGGCGCCTTCGCGCACGACCGGGCCGCGGGCCGTGAGCAGGCACGCGTGCTCGCGCGGACTCCACCGCCCGAGTTCGAGGTCGAGCAGCACTTCGAGCCGCCGCTCGACCGCATCGACCAGCTCGCGTTCGCGTTCCGCGTGAACGCAGAGGCGTTCATCCAACGCATGCGCGACGTGCGTCTCGTGTGCACGGGCCTGCGCATCGAGCTCGACGACGAACGCGGGGGGCACTCGAGCCGCAGTTGGCTGCATCCGCGCTGGTTCACCCCCGCCGACGTGGTCGACCGGGTGCGGTGGCAGCTGCAGGGCTCGGGCACGGCCGACGCGGGGCTCGCGTCGCCGATCGTGCGGCTCCGCGTGATCCCCGAGCGCATCGACTCCACGGGCAACCACGAAGACGGCCTCTGGGGCGGCGGACCCGACGAACGCGTGCACCACGGCCTCACACGCGTGCAGAGCATGCTGGGTCACGACGCCGTCGTGACCGCCTCGGTCGGCGGCGGTCGCATGCTCGCCGACCGGCAGGTGCTCGTACCCTGGGGCGACCGGGCGCCCGAGCGCGCGGCCGGGCGGTCGGGCGACGCCCCGTGGCCCGGCAGCCTGCCGGCCCTCGCACCCGCGAGCGTGTTCCGCGAACGCCGCCCGGTGGCGCTGCTCGATGCCAGGGGCGTCGAGGTCTCGATCGACGCCCGCGGAGCGATCTCCGCGGTGCCCGAGCGGTTCGCGGTCGGTGACGGCGGGTCGGGCGCCGCCCGTCGCACCGACGGCTTCGGAGCCGTGCCCGTGCGAGCCTGGGCGGGTCCGTGGCCCGTCGTCGAGCGCTGGTGGGATCCGAGCGCGGCCAAGCGCGTGCACCGCTTCCAGATCGTCGACGACGACGGCTGCGCGTGGCTGCTCGTGCGCGACGGCGACGGCTGGTGGGCAGAGGCGAGGTACGACTGA
- a CDS encoding M20/M25/M40 family metallo-hydrolase yields the protein MAETSAPQSESDPARDRAEPAPERDLEPELEETARIARDLIRFDTSNYGEGKAKGEREAAEYVEARLSALGLSPQMFEPEPRRTSVVARVPGRNPDKPALVLHGHLDVVPADARNWSVDPFAGEIRDGMLWGRGAVDMKDMDAMMLTALGDILGSGRLPEREIVVAYFADEEAGGGVGASRLVDDHPELFAGATEAISEVGGYSITVGGTRAYLLQTGEKSLLWVRLVARGTAAHGSRLIRDNAITKLAGAIARIGSTEWPVRLTGTTRELLDRVADVLGVDPQQVSPDELALATGSASGFITATLRTTSNPTGLEAGYKHNVIPDRAEALVDIRTLPGEEDAVLAEIARIAGDDIEIQIVHRDVGLESPTSGALVDAVHAAIHAHDPGAPVFPYLLSGGTDNKSLSRLGITGYGFAPLRLPEGLDFPAMFHGVDERVPLDALFFGRQVLRDLLLDY from the coding sequence ATGGCCGAGACATCCGCACCGCAGTCCGAGTCCGACCCCGCACGCGACCGCGCCGAGCCCGCACCCGAACGCGACCTCGAACCCGAGCTCGAGGAGACGGCGCGCATCGCACGCGACCTGATCAGGTTCGACACGTCGAACTACGGCGAGGGCAAGGCGAAGGGCGAGCGCGAGGCCGCCGAGTACGTCGAGGCGCGCCTGTCGGCGCTCGGCCTCTCGCCGCAGATGTTCGAACCCGAGCCGCGCCGCACGAGCGTCGTGGCCCGGGTTCCCGGACGCAACCCCGACAAGCCCGCGCTCGTGCTGCACGGGCACCTCGACGTGGTCCCGGCCGACGCCCGCAACTGGAGCGTCGACCCGTTCGCGGGCGAGATCCGCGACGGCATGCTGTGGGGCCGCGGCGCCGTCGACATGAAGGACATGGACGCCATGATGCTCACGGCGCTCGGCGACATCCTGGGCTCGGGCCGACTGCCCGAGCGCGAGATCGTCGTCGCGTACTTCGCCGACGAGGAGGCCGGGGGCGGCGTGGGCGCGAGCCGGCTCGTCGACGACCACCCCGAACTGTTCGCGGGCGCGACCGAGGCCATCAGCGAGGTCGGCGGCTACTCGATCACGGTCGGCGGCACGCGCGCCTACCTGCTGCAGACTGGCGAGAAGTCGCTGCTCTGGGTGCGGCTCGTCGCCCGCGGCACGGCCGCGCACGGCTCGCGCCTGATCCGCGACAACGCGATCACGAAGCTCGCGGGCGCGATCGCGCGCATCGGATCGACCGAGTGGCCGGTGCGCCTCACCGGCACCACGCGCGAACTGCTCGACCGGGTCGCCGACGTGCTGGGCGTCGACCCGCAGCAGGTCTCGCCCGACGAGCTCGCCCTCGCGACGGGCTCCGCGTCGGGGTTCATCACGGCGACCCTGCGCACGACCTCGAACCCGACCGGCCTCGAGGCGGGCTACAAGCACAACGTGATCCCCGACCGCGCAGAGGCGCTCGTCGACATCCGCACGCTGCCTGGCGAGGAGGACGCGGTGCTCGCCGAGATCGCGCGCATCGCGGGCGACGACATCGAGATCCAGATCGTCCATCGCGACGTCGGCCTCGAGTCGCCCACGTCGGGTGCGCTCGTCGACGCGGTGCACGCGGCGATCCACGCCCACGATCCCGGGGCGCCGGTGTTCCCGTACCTGCTCTCGGGCGGCACCGACAACAAGTCGCTCAGCAGGCTGGGCATCACGGGCTACGGCTTCGCACCGCTGCGCCTGCCTGAAGGGCTCGACTTCCCTGCGATGTTCCACGGCGTCGACGAGCGGGTGCCGCTGGACGCACTATTCTTCGGAAGACAGGTCCTCCGCGACCTCCTCCTCGACTACTGA